Proteins encoded within one genomic window of Thunnus albacares chromosome 13, fThuAlb1.1, whole genome shotgun sequence:
- the prdm15 gene encoding PR domain zinc finger protein 15 isoform X4, which produces MEQAPDEFIWCDDCGQYHDSECPELGPLVTVEDSFVLSRARSSLPSSLEIRQVADGVEGVFVQRRLVKRTRFGPFEAKRVPQLETEGVFPLKIFQKDGVVVCFDSSSEEDCNWMMLVRHATDHKHQNLTAYQQDDEVYFNTSQDVLPGTELRVWYGAFYARKMEKPMLKPPIQPPPPPPDLTSSSSKTETSEKTRALLPPAAEENNAGHMLSHLDEVKTVTELPVDSLLPQEESLLGPDEEDATPAAQPAPKRGQSRGRRAKGRRPGATATTGKSKDVKPPVESSEPVASEAAATAAAESSSLLGASDSGGVALKRHKAREHKRVYRCSLCNKVFQNSSNLNRHIRSHGDKLFKCDECDKLFSRKESLKQHISYKHSKNMPDMEYKYKCNTCEKSFRLENALKFHNCRTDDKTFQCDICSRFFSTNSNLSKHKKKHGEKLYSCEICNKMFYRKDVMQEHHRRHGVGPKHMKKEDLEANGEEGTKYRKEPSPCPICGKVFSCRSNMNKHLLTHGDKKYTCEICGRKFFRVDVLRDHIHVHFKDIALMNEQEREDFIKKIGISAGDSDDTDMDDEEEDDPEHHKYNCKKCQLSFAKGREYLKHIMEQHKERGYGCGICNRRFALKATYNAHLVIHREQLPDPAVQKYIHPCEICGRIFNSIGNLERHKIIHTGVKSHSCDKCNKSFARKDMLKEHLRVHDDIRDFLCAECGKGMKTKHALRHHMKLHKGIKEYECKECNRKFAQKVNMLKHYKRHTGIKDFMCELCGKTFSERTTLETHKLIHTVGKTWTCTTCDKKYLTEYMLQKHVHLTHEKVEAQSCHLCGTKVSTRASMNRHLRRKHPEVVSVRIDEFDDLQETSTINDSSISIVQPTLTLEKDGMSQERPSRPSRHPKKKQRVQAEPELSESDEYVDFTEPRHESMTEFNAVIVGEETETSSAVQSIQQVVVLADPSAPSASSPNSSVGLTNITVTPITSHAPTQFTSLQPVAVGHLTASDRPLTLDNSILTVTFDTVSGSAMLHNRPAELVPETVGPGGGAAPQSVAHFINLTTLVNPMGHQLEAPTLAWRPVPAAEGNQVTPVVEGAQGDNQEAQSQGPESGRNSQSQPPTPQQQGGSAQQMFSY; this is translated from the exons ATGGAGCAGGCGCCAGATGAGTTCATCT GGTGTGATGACTGTGGCCAGTACCATGACTCTGAGTGTCCTGAGCTGGGACCACTGGTAACCGTCGAGGACTCCTTCGTCCTCAGCCGGGCTCG GTCCTCGTTGCCAAGCAGCCTGGAGATCAGACAGGTGGCTGACGGAGTGGAGGGGGTATTTGTCCAGCGACGGCTGGTGAAGAGGACCCGGTTTGGGCCGTTTGAGGCTAAGCGGGTCCCCCAGCTGGAGACAGAAGGAGTGTTTCCTCTGAAG ATCTTCCAGAAGGATGGCGTGGTGGTGTGTTTTGACTCTAGCAGTGAAGAAGACTGCAACTGGATGATGCTGGTACGACATGCCACCGACCACAAACACCAGAATCTGACGGCTTACCAGCAGGACGATGAAGTGTACTTCAACACCTCCCAG GACGTGCTACCAGGAACAGAGCTGAGGGTCTGGTATGGAGCTTTTTATGCCAGGAAGATGGAGAAGCCCATGCTTAAGCCTCCAATTcagccaccaccacctccaccag ATCTGACGTCTTCATCTTCTAAAACAGAGACCTCAGAGAAAACTAGAGCACTCCTGCCCCCGGCAGCTGAAGAAAACAATGCAG GCCATATGCTGAGTCATCTGGATGAGGTGAAGACCGTAACGGAGCTTCCAGTCGACTCGCTCTTGCCCCAGGAGGAGAGCCTGCTCGGCCCTGATGAGGAGGACGCCACCCCTGCTGCTCAACCTGCCCCCAAGAGAGGACAGAGCCGGGGTAGGAGAGCCAAGGGACGTAGACCTGGAGCCACAGCTACCACAGGCAAAAGCAAAG ATGTGAAGCCCCCGGTGGAAAGCTCAGAACCGGTGGCTTCAgaggcagcagcaacagcagcagcagagagcagcagcctGCTGGGGGCTTCAGACAGTGGCGGCGTTGCCCTGAAGAGACACAAGGCCAGAGAGCACAAGAGGGTGTACCGCTGCTCCCTCTGCAACAAGGTCTTCCAGAACAGCAGCAACCTCAACAGACACATCCGATCTCACG GTGATAAGCTGTTCAAGTGTGATGAATGTGACAAGTTGTTCAGCCGCAAGGAGAGTCTGAAGCAGCACATCTCTTACAAACACAGCAAGAACATG CCTGACATggagtacaaatacaaatgcaacACATGTGAGAAATCATTTCGCCTGGAAAATGCCTTAAAGTTCCACAACTGTCGGACAG ACGACAAGACTTTCCAGTGTGATATCTGCTCGCGGTTCTTCTCCACCAACAGCAACCTTTCCAAGCACAAGAAGAAGCACGGTGAGAAGCTCTATTCCTGTGAAATCTGTAACAAGATGTTTTACCGCAAAGACGTGATGCAGGAGCACCACAGGAGGCACGGAGTGG GACCAAAGCACATGAAGAAAGAGGACCTGGAGGCCAATGGAGAAGAAGGGACCAAGTACAGGAAGGAGCCGTCACCCTGTCCCATCTGTGGCAAG gTGTTCTCCTGCAGGAGTAACATGAACAAGCATCTGTTGACTCACGGTGATAAGAAGTACACCTGTGAGATCTGCGGCCGGAAGTTCTTCCGAGTGGACGTGCTGCGAGATCACATTCACGTTCACTTCAAG GACATAGCCTTAATGAatgagcaggagagagaggacTTCATCAAGAAGATCGGCATTTCAGCAGGCGACAGCGACGACACGGACatggatgatgaagaagaagacgaTCCCGAGCACCACAAGTACAACTGCAAGAAATGTCAA CTGTCATTTGCAAAGGGCAGAGAGTACCTGAAGCACATCATGGAGCAGCACAAAGAGAGAGGCTACGGCTGCGGCATCTGTAACCGACGCTTCGCACTGAAGGCCACGTACAACGCTCACCTGGTCATCCACAGAGAGCAGCTGCCAGACCCTGCAGTGCAGAA GTACATCCATCCATGTGAAATTTGTGGGCGAATCTTCAATAGTATCGGTAACCTGGAAAGGCACAAGATCATCCACACCG GGGTGAAGAGCCACAGCTGTGATAAGTGCAACAAATCATTCGCGAGGAAGGACATGCTGAAAGAGCACCTCAGGGTTCACGACGACATCCGAGACTTCCTGTGTGCAGAGTGCGGGAAAG GCATGAAGACCAAGCACGCTCTGAGGCACCACATGAAGCTTCACAAGGGTATCAAAGAGTACGAGTGCAAGGAGTGTAATCGCAAGTTCGCCCAGAAGGTCAACATGCTGAAGCATTACAAGAGACACACGG GTATAAAGGACTTCATGTGTGAGCTGTGTGGAAAGACGTTCAGTGAGAGGACGACCCTAGAGACACACAAGCTCATCCACACAG TGGGTAAGACGTGGACATGTACCACGTGTGATAAGAAGTACCTGACAGAGTACATGCTGCAGAAGCATGTCCACCTGACCCACGAGAAGGTGGAGGCCCAGTCATGTCACCTCTGCGGGACCAAGGTGTCCACCCGCGCATCCATGAACCGACATCTCCGACGCAAACACCCTGAG GTGGTGTCTGTGAGAATCGATGAGTTTGATGATCTTCAGGAAACTTCGACAATCAATGATTCATCTATCAGCATCGTGCAG CCTACCCTGACCCTGGAAAAAGATGGCATGTCTCAGGAGAGGCCCAGTCGACCGTCCCGCCACCCCAAGAAGAAGCAGAGAGTTCAAGCTGAGCCAGAGCTCTCTGAATCAGACGAGTATGTTGACTTCACAGAGCCCAGGCACGAATCCATGACAGAATTTAATGCCGTCATTGTTGGAGAGGAGACCGAGACGAGCTCTGCTGTGCAGAGCATCCAGCAG gtgGTGGTCCTCGCTGACCCCAGCGCCCCATCAGCCTCTTCCCCCAACAGCTCGGTGGGCCTGACCAACATCACCGTTACACCCATCACCAGCCACGCCCCCACCCAGTTCACCAGCCTGCAGCCTGTAGCTGTGGGCCACCTGACAGCCAGCGACCGGCCCCTCACGCTGGACAACTCCATCCTCACAGTCACCTTCGACACTGTCAGTGGCTCCGCCATGCTCCACAACCGGCCCGCCGAACTCGTCCCAGAGACGGTGGGTCCCGGCGGAGGCGCAGCGCCCCAGTCAGTCGCCCACTTCATCAACCTCACCACTCTCGTCAACCCCATGGGCCACCAGCTGGAGGCTCCAACTCTGGCCTGGAGGCCTGTACCCGCAGCCGAGGGCAACCAGGTCACCCCTGTGGTGGAGGGTGCTCAAGGGGACAATCAGGAGGCCCAGAGCCAGGGCCCCGAGTCAGGCCGGAACAGCCAGAGCCAGCCACCCACCCCCCAGCAGCAAGGCGGCTCTGCACAGCAGATGTTCAGCTACTAG